ttttcaaaacgggtttgttcgttggaaagaggacacttttattaacactttggaaaattttcatactcatattccaaaaaatggattttatacgaatttttaaaacttaatcggcgtaaattgcaaaattcgaaaaaattggcgattatttcaaaaatttctttctcaagaacgaaacgtgatttttcaaaatgcctctttgcattaaaaagaggatactttaattaataattggtgatatttccacaaggatttttcaagaaatgaattttatagcgaattttgaaaattatcgatgaaaattgcaacatcgaaaattttatcaaaacttcaaatattgttttctcaaaaactaaaagttattttgcaaaacggctttttgcattaaaaagaggacactttagttaataaatagtgatatttccacaaggatccttcaagaaattaattttatagcgaattttgaaagttatcgatgaaaattgcaacatcgaaaattttatcaaaacttcaaatattgttttctcaaaaactaaaagttactttgcaaaacggctttttgcattaaaaagaggacactttagttaataaatagtgatatttccacaaggatccttcaagaaattaattttatagcgaattttgaaagttatcgatgaaaattgcaacatcgaaaattttatcaaaacttcaaatattgttttctcaaaaactaaaagttatttttcaaaacgggttagttcattggaaagaggacacttttattaacactttggaaaattttcatactcatattccaagaaatggattttatacgaatttttaaattttaatcggcgaaaattgcaaagttCGAAAatattgtcgattatttcaaaaatttatttctcaaaaactaaaagtgatttttcaaaacggctttttgcattaaaaagaggacactttagttaataaatagtgatatttccacaaggatccttcaaggaattaattttatagcgaatttggaaagttatcgatgaaaattgaaacatcgaaaattttatcaaaacttcaaatattgttttttcaaaagctaaaagttattttgcaaaacgggttggttcattggaaagaggacacttttattaacactttggaaaattttcatactcatattccaagaaatgtattttatacgaatttttaaaacttaatcggcgaaaattgtaaaattcgaaaaaattgtcgttcatttcaaaaatttatttctcaaaaactaaaagcgattctttaaaacggcttgttgcattaaaaagagaatactttaattaataattggtgatatttccacaaggatccttcaagaaattaattttatagcgaattttgaaagttatcgatgaaaattgcaacatcgaaaattttatcaaaacttcaaatattgttttctcaaaaactaaaagttattttacaaaacgggttggttctttggaaagaggacacttttattaacactttgggaaattttcatactcatattccaagaaatgaattttatacgaatttttaaaacttaatcggcgaaaatagcaaaattcgaaaaaattgtcgattacttcaaaaatttatttctcaagaactaaaagcgatttttcaaaacggctttttgcattaaaaagaggatactataattaataattggcgatatttccacaaagatctttcaagaaattaattttatagcgaattttgaaagttatcgatgaaatttgtaacatcgaaaattttatcaaaacttcaaatattgttttctcaaaaactaaaagttattttgcaaaacgggttggttcattggaaagaggacacttttattaacactttgggacattttcaaactcatattcgaaaattgcaaaatttgaaaaattatcgatcatttcaaaaatttatatctcaagaactacaagtgatttttcaaaacgcctctttgcattaaaaagaggatactttaattaataatctaaagtgataacagcgacatgAATGTCATGAcataatgaatgtgatgatgaattacaaacgaagagaagaaaactagaccaAACtacaacaagagattttatatatcgtattgggaatGTTAcgatgaggttgctaatgacaaacctgatataaataaagttgtattcaatcaaaaattgcCTATTGGGGttaaacttgattattatctgcagtgtccaacacctaaaagagatactaattcctgtgaatggtggagatATGGATAGGCCTCTGGGTGTGTCAAAATCTATTCTTGTTCTCCTTGATATTAACAAGGCATTTGATATCAGAAATCataattagaaattttcaaatttgttggtCTAATCGGTCTGAACCGTCTTCCATCCAGGTTGGTTTACAAACAAAACTTCAAGAGCGGCATAAATACCTCCTTCcgagtttattatttattataaggAGATAATAGGAAATAACTCAAGTTATTGTCCAAATCTtatcaaaagaattaaataaagctTGTTTTCGACGAAGGgtagaaaagttttaaacaaaatcttaataatataatcgatcaataataatgtattaaaaatcgtttataattaaaaaacccATCATCACGTGCGATAatatagatataaattttttcgttaatattttaacgcCCAAAATCGATCGACGTTCTCCGAAATAGCTTACGAACGCTTAATCACCGAAAATATGTATCCGCAACtgaaaaaatatcgatgatcTCAACTCGCGCTAACACAATTCCaatttgtaaacatttttttccttttaatcCGTCAAAAACAACGTTATAACCGATTGCAACACCATGTTATAACAAGCCAAATGCAAATTTGCATCATTTTAACTAAAAACTTAATAGAGACGacacccaaaaaaaaaaatacaaacaaaaataagaagTGTTGTTATCTATCAGCGATTAATCGTGGATGATATTTTTATCGACACCGTTCTGAATTCATATCTCCAAGATCGATAACACCGTTATCTTTGAAAGATTCAAACTTACATTACAACTCACCAGATACAAATTAGTAATAACTTGTTAGGTGTATATCTAATATCTCATAAGAAAAGTCTTTGATAAAGTGTTTGAAGTGGTTAAAAATGCGGTTTAatctttttggttttaaagGAGAACTTTCGACAAGCggacaaaagaaaaaaaagggaAAAACTAACGAAGAAGATGTCATCGTTGGTGGAACATTTCGCGTTCAATCCGAATTCGGTAAGTAAACATAAAAAGtgacataaatttaatttaaataaggCGGTGTTTATGTAACCTTCggattttaaaagttatttttagacgatttcgttttctttttgattataCAGGTCCGAGTTCCTCCCGATTTAAAACGAAATCAATGAACGGTGCAAAATTAGCAGAAAATACTGCTAAAAATGGGAGTGTTAAACCGCAAAATTGGTGTGGAACTCCTATTCCTAAACAAGATGTTCCTCCACCACCTGGTGGATATAACGCTGAAggtagtttttatttatttagttttaaatcaggattatacatttttaatttcttcacaGTAACTCCTAAACAAAACGATGTAAAATCAAAACAaccaaaatcaaatttgaaaaaagtagCTCCTATTCCACCTCAAATCGAACCCGAAATAGAGAAAAAAGCTCAACCGGAagcaataaaaattcaaactgAAGTTGAACCAAAATcttcaacaaaaattgaatcaaaatcttcaataaaaattgaatcaaaatCAGAAAGTGAGAGTGAAGACGAATTTGGtgcgaaaatttcaaaaccaACACAAAACCATACAAGTAATCAAAACGACTTTAAAACTGTTGAGAACgaaaatcaaaagaaatttataacGTTGGATGGTTTTGATAATAACGATAATGAAAGTAGTGATGAAAGTGAAGATGAATATGGAGCTATAAAATCAACGAAAAAGACTGAAGATAACACCTATTATGGCACGCAGAACACCAGTTTTGAAAAGGTTCAAATAAAACAACCTCAAGAATCACCGAAAGCACCGAAAACACCGAATACAAAGAGTAATTTTGGTTATAGTGATCAAGCTGCAAGTATTTTCTTTAGAAGTGATAGTCCCGAACCAGAACAACGCGTAAGAAATTTTAGCATAAAAAAAGGAGatggtgatgatgatgataatcTTAGCCAAACTAGcgcgtaaaaaaatatattttggcAAAACATTTTGAGGATTTAGATTACGATAGAAAAtctgttataaaataaatttatttaattaatattattatctaaTTGTAAGGCTATTGAAAGTAATTCCGATTATTTAAGTGTATCCGAGTGATACTGTTACTGATATTAGgtagatattaaatttttattgctgATATCCGACTATGAGACGACTTTGTTAACAATGTTATTATTGtaatatgatttattattgTGTACACTTCCTTGgagtttttaacaaataaatttttatttaagttattaatttctaattaattactttaaatcaGTGACGAAGAAACACTtcctatttttaaaagatacgatcaaaataattttgaaaaacccTCGAGTTTTATCAATTTGTGTATAAGTGTAAAATTGGCATTCTTTGTTTTAATAGGATACAGataataacacattttaaaaataaaaatatatgctattaataaaatttaaatcattaattaccgtttaaacaaaaaacttacCTGAAAAGTTTCGCCAAAGGAAAATGAATGcacaatttttgatgaaattcaCAAAACTCCTTATAAGTCCTAAAAACGTCCATatgttgaacttgattatgtCTCCACGTCCttaatatataaacatagTATTTATCCGGATCGTAAAGTTTTCGAAATCCTAAGACTTGAACATGAGATAAACGACCGTCACTAGacatactgcaaaagaaaacattatatatagtttaatacattatatagtattatatataaattaaagataaacaaTTTGCAGCAACAACAAGGCAGCTAAGCTTATTGTCAAAAATGAGTTAAATACACTGTTGCATCCAATAAAATAGTAGCCATCAGTTGGTGTAAGAACGAGGCAAGTACAtagctttttttaaatactcatCTTCTATTAGTTATAGTAAGtgcttcaaaattttatggatTCTCCATTTATTTCTAGATACGAATCGCAACAATAAAACTTAAAGTTTGCAAAAACGCATTTTATGCCTTTCATGGAATACCCAGAAAAAGAGTTGAAATTCTAGCTTTTCTGTTGGAACAACTAAGTCACTATCTGTACCTACATTCGAGATCTAACGAGATCTAATAAGGAAAAGGAGAAGTTTGCTATGTGAAAACTTGTAATATCTTACAGCAGTGTGACTAAAAGGCATCCAATGTTCAATATCTGCTAGTTTGCTGATTCTTAAGGATTTTCAAATAGCCAGAACTAATGGACACATCTCTTTAGAACTTTCAGCAGCTGCATATTCTACACCACTgccattaaaatttcaaaaattaaactatgAAATGACATTAGCAAATAAGTATGTAAACGAAAATGATTTGCCATTTTACAGACCTTTAAAATCTGATAATGTGGTAGAAAATCATGATGACATTGATA
This region of Onthophagus taurus isolate NC chromosome 3, IU_Otau_3.0, whole genome shotgun sequence genomic DNA includes:
- the LOC111414331 gene encoding uncharacterized protein; its protein translation is MSFCMCFGLLDDSNLDSEIDADEGELSTSGQKKKKGKTNEEDVIVGGTFRVQSEFGPSSSRFKTKSMNGAKLAENTAKNGSVKPQNWCGTPIPKQDVPPPPGGYNAEVTPKQNDVKSKQPKSNLKKVAPIPPQIEPEIEKKAQPEAIKIQTEVEPKSSTKIESKSSIKIESKSESESEDEFGAKISKPTQNHTSNQNDFKTVENENQKKFITLDGFDNNDNESSDESEDEYGAIKSTKKTEDNTYYGTQNTSFEKVQIKQPQESPKAPKTPNTKSNFGYSDQAASIFFRSDSPEPEQRVRNFSIKKGDGDDDDNLSQTSA